One Pseudoalteromonas rubra genomic window, TGGTTTCCTGCCCGCGTTGATAATCTGATTAGATTACTGTTCATAAACACGTATTACTGCGAATTCTGCGTACTTTTCGCCCTGTACTTGAAATAAACACAAATGATTTATCATCGATAGTGACTATTTTGTCTGTAACTATTATGCCTGTAGGCAACGGGTTTTGACCTTGGCTTTCTGTTACCGTGATCGTGAGTTGTCCATCTTTAATCAACCAACTGCCGAGAGTAATTGAGTCTATCGAATTGCATTTACCGGAAGTGTATTGAATATGCTCTATAGTGCCATCACTTCTATAAGTACTGATATGACCTTCTTGCCCATAATACTTATCTGTTTTTGAAATTGACCATGACCCAACCAGTTTTTTCGAAAGTTTAAAATCTGAAATTGGTTGAGCAGTAACATCAACAGACACAGATAACAGAAACGCGACTATTATATATTTCAAAATAAGCTCCCTTTTTAAATAAACCTGACGCCTTGCTCGGCCGCCGCCGGGGTGTAGTCGATTAGATGCAGTACCTTACTATGCAGCTAAAACCTTCTCCATTAAGACTGCATTTTTTCCATAACCTGGATATAGATTTGCTCCTGAGATTTCTTCGAAGCCCAGTAATGACCAAAAGCGACTTGCGCCTTGAACGGCGACAAGAGTGATTCTCTTAACCCCTTTCTTTACAGACACTTCTATTAGCAATTCCATCATTGAACGGCCTATTCCTTGGCCCTTGAAGTGTGGACCAACTGCCATATCATGGAGAAATAAGGAGTCGCTATTTACAAGGTCTGGCAAAGGCTCAAACAGCTTGGGAGGCTCTTTCCCGCTCCATGGATGTGCCAACAAATAGCCTAACACATCATCTCGATCTGACACGCAGACAAAGCAAGTGTCCGGCGAAGCAGATTGCTTAGATTTGAGTACCTCTAGTTCTTCTAAGCCAACTTCATGATAGGCACTATCTTGAATTTCTAAGATCCCGATCCAATTCTTTTCTTCGATTTTTTGAATTTTCATGTGTTTTGTATGACAGCGTCAAAGGATGATACTACTTGGCTATACTTGTGCAACGAAACGGAGCTGAACCAAGTGTTAGCAGCCCCACCACTTAACCCGCTTGTTATAATTCACTGTGTACTGAATGATTAGCGTGCTTTCCAAAGTGGTCAACAGCAAAGCTAAACAGTACCTTGATCATGAAAAAAATACTCACCATCAAAAACCAAAGCGGCAGTGATAAATAAATCAATAAAATGATGCCATAACACATAAAATTGGCAGCAACGAAAAATTGAATTGACTTCCCCTTTAGCGCATTGACTATCAATGCTGACACGATAGTGTAGCCCCAAATCATGATTGCACTGCCCATCGGTTCAGAAAGCAACCATGCAATAGCTAAAATATGCACATGAATGGCGATAAAAATAAGGCGACTTTTGGGCCGCTGAGAATAAAATTCATTAGTGCCATAGCTAAAATTAGCAATACAGCCTGCCAACACATCAAAGATTAATAGAAAAGCTATGATTGATTTCCAATTACCTAAGCGTATATCTGCAACTGAATAAACAACCAAACTTCCAAATAAGGCAAATACAATCGTACAGCAAACCTCTAAAAGTGATTGTTTTTCACCAAATACTTCGAAGAGAAACTC contains:
- a CDS encoding GNAT family N-acetyltransferase, with amino-acid sequence MKIQKIEEKNWIGILEIQDSAYHEVGLEELEVLKSKQSASPDTCFVCVSDRDDVLGYLLAHPWSGKEPPKLFEPLPDLVNSDSLFLHDMAVGPHFKGQGIGRSMMELLIEVSVKKGVKRITLVAVQGASRFWSLLGFEEISGANLYPGYGKNAVLMEKVLAA